The segment ACTTTTTCAACAACTTCGGATGGAATGATAAGGCGGAGTATGATGTCCTTCAGGCCGCAGGGGTTGAGGAATCCTGGGATACTGGGGGTGGGCGGGGCTGTGTGAAGCTGTAAGCCCGGAGTGCTTCAAAAGATCATGGAAGTCAGATGATTCAATACTTACTTATCACTCATATAAACTTATAATAAGTAACATAGAGCTGTTATCATTATGAAAAATTGATCTTTTTCTCttacaaaaattacatatataataacacttattttccatttcaattttatttttcgagTTATGTGTATATGTCTGTCAACAAAAAGACACTTACTTTGGCCTTTGTCTGTTCAGGTAAGGTATTTCTAACAAATCCTTCCCATGCTCCAGGTGGATCCAGGCCATCTGGATGTCCACTGTGTACAGTTTGGAAGCCTCCCTCAGGAAAACCTGGAACAAAGGGAAGATTACAGTTTATGGACTGATGTTTTACTCCATGTACCAGATCTATATATTCTAATGtgggtataaaaaaaaatctgatgtGCAAATGAACATGTATGCAAAGCAGTGGATGATAAAACAGGAATGTACCTTGTTTATGGTTCATTTTTTGTGGGTGTAATATTGAGTTTATAAAATTCTCACTTATTTTCTTGTGATCTTGTGTGCTTTCTTGGTCTATAATTGAAATACAACTGATCTATATACCAACCTCTTTCATTTGCGAGTAATCTCGGGCCTTCATGAACTTTTCTCTGAGGAGCTCCAGTAGGGCCAGGCTGAAATGTTTGAGGACTGAGGGTGCCCAGCCCTGCATAAAACACTGGTCCCAAATGTACATCACAGCCGGAGTGTCCAACACACTCACAAAACCCTGCGGAGGGAGACAGACTAGGGGTCAGTACAACCATAAGTTCACatagagaaggagagagagaggagcTCTAATTAATTGGTTTGAAATCTTTCTGCTTAATGGAAGATCTGGGGTCATGATGCCACACTTAATACTCTTTTACTGAAAATATGCAACTTATTTCAGTAAATTAAACAATGGAAAACTATTGTAtctttagatacatgtatattattcaaGAGAAGTATATCTATTGTGTTAAAAACTGTCTTTCATATTCACTTGTGCATAATAACCTCCCacatattcatgaaatacatgtacatgtagaagcCTATCTAGAGATCTGTTAATGAAATGCATACCTCACCAATCCACCTGCGAATGAAGACCAGGGGGTCGGCCAGCAGTTCGTTAGACATGACCTCCTCCCGCTTACTCCCAGGCGTGGCCTTCAGCAGCTCCTCAGCCTTGGCCTTCTCAGAACTGATCAGGTGTAGCAAGAACTCCTGAAAAGTGAAAAGACTACCTATTACATCTGATCTATTTCAGACAGACTGAGAGGATTGGAttaacaatacaaaatgttatgtACATAAGAAATTTCCCCATTCTCTATACTGTAAATGTGAAAAGATTGTAAAGAACAAGCCTGTTATAATTCCCTCCGATATCTAATGCGTACCTTTTTATTGACTTGCATATTGGTTTTGGCAATGGATTTCAAATGTGTGTAAAGGTCAGGGTCAGACAAGCTCAAGGTCATCATCACCTGCTCTGCTATAGCGAACACGTGGTGCCAGGTCGGGAAGCAGCTAGAGTTCAGAAGGTCAAGGTACATGGCCAGTTCATACACATGCTCGCCTGCAACCAGTGAAGGATATtcatacatgcacatgcaaagtgcataaaatgtaaaataaataaataggtgaTTAAATTTTATACTGCATCAAGGTGGTTACAATTAATTGTTCTGTGTCACTATTGGAAAGAATATTAGGAAATTACAGTGATGTAGtcaattttactttttgttgatGATCTACTTCTTCCAGCTACCTACATGTGTACTTGCAAAATTACAACGATTAGGATATAAATCTAGCAATTTCTACAATTGTAGGTTTTCTACTGGTGCAAAATGTATAGATTATAAAACAATACTGCTGAATTGAACAATACTTTTTAATACGACTGCTTGTTTTGTACCTTTCTCTGTTGTTTTTTCTGATGAATTCTGGAATGCAATCTGTAGTGGAAACAACCAGTGAATGAGGTAAGGTTCGTAACTTCTGTCGTACACATACAGCACGTTTAGCACCCGCGACGCTTCCCGCATGTGTTCACTCGACTTGAAGGCCGCCATGCTGGTCGTCTTATTGTAGGTCTGGattaaacaaacaaaccaattttATTCTCTAACATTCATTATAAATCAAATGGAACACAGAATTTCTACAGACACACAACTCATTTATGATTTTACCTCAATGACTGCCGTTTCAATCAGGCCTGCAATCGGAGAGTTAGTGgcccgttttatttttaattcctgAGTGCCTCGACTAACTGCCTTAGCAAATCTCTCCCGAACAATCTTTTCCAGGTTCcttaaatcaaattattatcATACAGAAAACAATACATTCCTTACAAACAATAAAGAGAAATTTTGCATTTGACTAAATGTTCTAAAACAATTTGAGGTTTccaattttgtattttgattttcaaaaataagcTCTCAAACATGTTAATcttaatgtaataaaattgaaattgtcaaACTAAAATTTATATTGTTTCAAATCTAAATGgctcaaatttgagttatgGGGGAAGGATTAATTgactaaaatttttaaaaatttgttgtgaccttgacctttgacttgAATCAATTAAGGTCAACAAGTCACTTCTTTTAATAGTATTGGtttctcattttattttcaattaaggAAACAAGAGCCTTACGCCTCAGGCATTTCAATAATATTGGTTTCATGTCTTATTGCCAATTAAGGAGACAGAAGCCTTACGCCTCAGGCATTTTCTTCCTCTCGTCCCTGAAGAGTACATCGGACCACATGAATGTCCTGAGGGAGCCTGGTAACTGACGACCGTGCATCTTCCCTGCCACGTACTCAAACTTCCTTGGATCCCTCTGTAAAATGGCCTGTACAGACCGCCCAATCAGGTCACTCTGGGGTCCCCAGAGGGGTGGGGGATCACCCTCAACTTTGTGGATCATGCCTGGAAAAGTCATCATTAAAGGGTTAAAGGAGGTGGTGAAAAGATGACAATTTTCTTATCAATATAAAACTGTCCATGTTTTGGAAGGTGCTGAATTAATATTTGACATAAAAAATCCTTATTCCTCATCTTTACTTCAAAACTAAAACTCAGTTTGAAATAGAGAAGTATCTACCATATTTGCAAATACTCCATCCTTGTTGTCTAAGTGATCCTAGATTTGTGAACTAGATATACTGATATAGATCTCTATAAAATAACTCATCCACGCCTGATTGGTCTGATCAATTGGTGTTCATCAGACATGCTGGAGTTTACCCTTCACCTGGCTAATTAGTACAGGTAGATGGCGTCACACTTAACAGGGAAGCTGGTTAGTGACAATGCTTTATTACACTTCCACATGTATAACACGTTAATCAGTCACACGTTATAGATTTACATGCACTTAGAGACAAGGAAtgggtttaaaaaataaaacattcctGTAGTagggaaaatttacattttctaatgcctttgtctgtgataacactacgaatctaATCTGTAATGTATTGTTCtgtacatttcatcaatgataCAAATGATGTTGTATGAGGCACACAGGGGGTGGCAATAATACAAAACTAAAGTACAGTATTGATGTCCATAATTTAATTGTACAGttgctgaaaattatttaaatttaagtaataattaaggaatcattttttgagtattatgatgTGAAAATTATGATCATGCAGGCATGATAAAATCGGCTTTATCTGATTTGATCATGCCCTGACCATATTTACagtatcacctcataatactcaaagaatgattccttatccatttaataaaatcattatttaaatgtGATACTACTGTGTGTAGGTGTACCTATGGTGATTCAAGCTGTTTACTGATAGTTCTATAACATCTTTTGATTTACCGAAcactaccggtacatgtatgataGCCAGCATGCTATAACATCTATCTCCAACATTGTATCAATATACTACAGTGTGCTACCACAAATTGTACTGGTgtgtgaaatgtaaataaaaaacataaactaTTAACATATGGGTACATACACAATTATCCTAATGTTCACTAGAATAGCTGTATAATTTTCATGCATACTGATTAGTCATTATGTTAAGGATAAGATATGATTCCAGTAAATACAAGAGTTAGCTAGGATCTACAAAGCATGAATACTTACCAGTATTTTTACCATCTAATTAAGCAGGGAGAAAAATGTTTATCATCTAATACATCATATTGTCAGACTTTGATTTCCAATTATAGGCTCTTTTTTACAGCTTTATttttagttcttgaaaaaaaacccattaaaataGAACATTGAAATCTTTCATGAGGTTTCCATTCCGATTGAAATCAAAGTCTCACAAAAACAGATAGGAATAAAATACACAATGAGACACAAAAGAACCAGAGAATATCACAATCTCTAAGGGACAGTCCAACTGAATTATGTTACAAGGAACAACATTCTAAATACTCTACAATGGTCACCAGATCAGTGTATAGGCCCATGGGACTACCTGATTGATTTATGTTTACCCATTAAAAATCTTTCTAAGGAATCTACTGTGCATATTGTTTACTGTTATGCATCTGCATGGGACTGCCTGACTGAATTACATTAGAAGAAAAAACTTTCtaattaatatcatgtaaaGACACACCGATTGTACATTTACACATTACAATATaaggaaaatatattaaataatctaCAAAGTCAATCATCTACTGGAATCTATATTGGACAGCCTTACTGAATAACAAAGCAAGGAAAAAATCTGatataaaaatgtacaattgTCTACATCTAAGGGAAGAAGAGAAAAATTCTGACCAGAAATAAATGGTATATACAGATATAAATAAACAGCGGAATGGTACACTTATAGCGGTTTGAAGAAAAGGAGTTATAATGTAATGCCATTGATTGTATCAGGCAAGACTTACTTCGTATCACGGCCGAGCTTGGTTTATCGGACGACCCAGATGACACCGAGGATACAGCAGTCCAAGGTTTGACTCGGCTTGGTGCAGGAATCTTCAATGGTTTGTTCAATTTGTTTTCTAGTTTTATCTCATCCTGCTTTTGTTTctgaaattttaatcaaaaatttaaattgatttcttgATCCCAAAACACATTTGTACCAAAACAAGTGTACATGACatgacaaacaaaaaactgTAAAGTTAAGACAGATATGTAAAAGCCATTGGAGATAATTGGGTACAGATTTAAAATTGAGCCAAGTCAGCACAATTGTGAAGAAATAAATGTTTAGGTTCATTACATtatgaattttacatattttaagtggttttattttaaagagatattatcaattttgggacatgtttttgaaaaaatatgcattaaattgAAGGAAATCAATTTCCATAGAAGAACATAAATTTGCTTGTAAGAAAGCTATCCATATACATTATTAAAGCGGTGGATAAATGTTTAAGTTATGCTATCAAATCTAGACTCTTCTTGTAACTTTCCAGCACAATACTCCGTCTAGCCCTCGGACTCACCGTGAGTTTGTTTTCCTGTTTGTACTCCTCTCTCTCCAAACCTCTCAGGAAAATGTTGTACGTGTGCTGCAGGAACTGCTCGTACTCATTGGGCTGGCTGGTGCTGTCAACATCAACAgtcagaaaatgtttaaaaatgtaccTAATGTCTCGTGTATTAAACGCACTCGTGTATAATACCCACCCCCaaagttgaccaaaaaatgACGAAAAAACAGCAGGTCCTATGTATAACAGGCACCCAAAAAATGGCGAAATCAACGGCCGCCATTTCCCCCAAAACTATCAatgtttcatgataattttataatccatgcgcaatttctttaattttgggggtaatacatttacattccGGGATTAGAACGTGAAAGTTTTGAACcatagaaaaatatgaaaaaaacatgtacctgtacatgGCCCTGTAGCATTTATTAAATCTGACCTGTGTAAAAAgtttaatgtaatgtaatgtagCCATTAATATATCTCACCTTGTGTTGAGGTTTTTCCCTAACATAACGCCGTAGCCTTTTTCCTTCACACACTTGTACACCTGACTGTTGAGGTATGCCTGAGCttctttcattattttctgtttctcGATTGGTGACATATTTGGAGGCTCCTGTTCAATAAAGATCAACAAATATGTGTATATTATGGTTCATTGCTCAATCTTcatcaaatatcatttgaaaaaataaagtatataatGCTTGAAATTTGATTATGCAAACTAGGGTCAAAATTAACTTGTTGTCAACCCAACCCAACCAAACTCAACCACAAACTCTCACTGACAGGTAATCTTGTCAGGTACATCAGGTTTTCTGACCAGAAACTGATGGTTCCAGTTTACCCAAGGTAGTTTGTGGCCCCCACCACACACAACCATTTATAACACACACATCAAACTCTCTATACATTGAGTGTTCTAACCAGCAGAAtctgggggttccaagtcatctTGGGAGGCAtgtggaccccccccccccctcccccccccccacacactgTCAACACTGAGGTTTCTGACCTGGATGTCTGCAGGTTCCAGATAGCCATTGGGaggttgccccccccccccctccacccccACACACTGTCAACCCACTGAACATACTGACCAGGATTTGGGGGTTCCAGGTTGCATTGGGGAGGTACTTCTCCACAAAATGTTCCCCTAGGGACTGCATCAGGGCCTCCTTTCTCTCAGCTTTACCAAACTGTTTCTCCACCTTGCTTGCCAGAGACTGGGCAATCTTACCCTCCATCTGAAATAGTCACCATTTACCTGACAATTACAATGGTACATGTCTCAGTAACAataaaaattcttaacaaaaatCACTCAACTTCTGTCATTTTGCATAACGTACCGCGTGCCACGGTGCATCAGGTAGCAGCGTCTGCTGATAGCACGAGTTCAGCCATTCCACTGTGAATGGACTCCTCTCAGTTTTCGATGGATCCTCTACACGActtgacatttttaaatgtttttgtaatcCAACAAAACAACACTCATAGTATAAACAAGTACAgagtttacaaaaataaataaatgcacatcagataattttaaatgtttcacatatacacataaatatattcCTTCTATCTAGATATATAACACAAGTTTCTCACAACACATAAATCATTGCCAATTAAGGCATTCAGTTATGTCACTAAAGCTTGCAGTTCTGGGGGATTTTCTCCAAAGCAGTGTTTGGCAAACGCATTGCGGTAAGAATTCTCATGTTGAACACTCTACAAcggaaataaaaattaattaattgcacATTCATTCATTGCAAAGGATAAATAAAGCAATGGAAACTTTGTTAGGAGCATAATTTGGTCTTATAGATGAATACTTCCACAATGAGCAATCATATCATATTCATCCATGATTTTTTACTTACAACATTTTGCatgtaacaaattattttattggtGAAAccttattttatatacaatggATATTACATACAATACATGGAATACACTTACCGAGGACGATGTTCTACATTTGGCCAGACAGAGTTCGAAGTGATCAGACACAGAGCCCAGGGCAATGTCGAGTCCCTCCCTCGCGTTCGTCAGAATCTTCTGCAGCAGCGGTCTCTGAGGGGAAAATATCAATGTCATACAGATCCACACATCATAAATTCAAGTTTAATATCTTGATCCAGAGAGCAATTAAACAAGGCAAAATTGAGAATTAGccgatttaaaacaaaaacgtgATATACCGGTAAGTCTTACTTTTTAAGTATGAAATAGATAAAATTTCTTGGACAGATTGAAATGAATAATGCATAAGTAGTCCTTTAAGAAGGGAAGACTTCTAGAACTGCCTACCTTGTCTGGCTTTAGACAACAGGCCACACAGTATTCATACACAACACAACAAGCATTCTTGGAGCAAGTATCACAGCGGTGCTTTGATGTCAGTCTAGATCCTCTCTTTACATGACAACATCCACGGGCATCCACAGACGTACGGTTACACACATACCCTGTGGTCAAACAGGAAGTATTGGTAcagtaaaaaatacaaacaaaatgattgctggatttttttaaaatggtctTAACAGATAGAATCAATTGAGGAAATATTGTCTCCAGTATGAAGATAATTATGTAagtatattatgtatatttacttagaaatgaaatattgaaataacagGTATAGAGCAGGGGTTTCTGGGTTACCTCTTTCATCCACTATCAGACTCTTCCCCTGGACGGAATTCCTGCATATCTGTTTCTTTGTAGAGTTCCCCTCCCCAAGCTGCACTTCAGACACCTTCGGCTGCCATTCAAATGGCTGTCTTAACAATGTATGCTTTATTTCGTATTCGTCCGGTACAAGCTTGGAATTCTGCAaagataatttacatgtaaataaatgaacataAGGCCAGTGTTAGAAAATTGTTTGCAATTTAGTGTTCACTGATGGGGTTGGTATACAGGGAAACAATTTTGGAAGGGAGAAAAAATGACAGACCGGTCCAGGATTTGAACCCCTGAATATCTAGTTAAGTGCTGTACTGATTAAGGTAcagtagattccttattttacgcaagtacttaTTCCACGATTCAACgtttttgcatcaaatcgcgatAGTATAAAATCACGAACgctgaattatttttataataccaAATAGTTTACATTtgtccgaaaaataaaagcaagattatAAAAAATCCGCGAGAtgtgcttctcgcaattttacacggatatttattcctcgcgtttaattaggaatttgcAGTATCTGGCGCCGATGATCATACCGCTCATACTATCACATATTTCACCCTTCAATGATCTTCCCCTCTCCTCTTGCAGGACTTAGAGTTGGTCAAATTTGTAGTGggattggaatttttttttaccagaattcAAACCGCAGTTCGCTGAATCTTgatctagtcaggtgctctagcAACTGACTAACTGATTTATTCACAGGCACTGGTGATCCTAACAGTCTGATATATGTTTCgtttgaaatgaaatgataGCTAAAGACGACTGTGTATCTGTATTGACTCATTCTGACAATGATGGTGATCACTACCTTTTCAATGCACTGAGAAAAATATTGAGATTCAACAATGTTCAAGACTGAGGTGTATAATAAGCAACATAAAAACACAACATGTGTATGTCACGAATATGTAATGTAAATGAGTTAAAGCGGAATTTGTCCATAGCATTAAGTATAAAAAACAGTAATTgctataaaagcaataaaatttgttcagaGATAATTCGAACTCAAGTTTTAAAGCTCCCTTTTACGACCGTTTCTGCTAAAATTGCGATACAATACAACTAACCTTTGATAATTTgcttgataagaaaaaaatgaaaccgCCTCCCagtaacaaaatcaaaacaatccGCCGTTTTAAGTAACGAGTTCTCCACATCGTATGGTGACCATCATTTCACCACAACAAATATGTAGACTTGGTTTCGTACAAAATATTTACcctagatttattttttcaagaaatcaaatataatttgatacgaTTCAGAATATTTTGTGAAAGCACTCTTATCAAAACgttttttatgaatgaaaaatatcagATAAGTACATCATCTGGAAATATACGAAAGTGACtttagtttatttgtaaatagcAGTGCAGTCGTAAGAACTCAAGTCAAGAAGACAAGTCAAATCAGCAATAGAGAAAGTAGGTGTACCTCGCGATTATCGGTAAATTGTCAGCACATTCAAGATATACAGAAGGAAATCTTAGATCATTTACTCAGTACGTATCGTGTACTTTGTTTCATCACCATACTTCACAAAACATGCCAAGTTGTACACGTCCTCTTCATTATCTTTTAACAGGGACACTTGTTTGACAGTTTCTGTGgtaaagtttactttatatattcatacaaaaaaatgctttcttttggtGGATCAATCCTGCGAACATTCTAGAAATATGGCATGTTAAGTAAAATCTTATCTTCAAAGATTGCTGTAGGTCTAAAAGGATCaacactacatgtatgtactgtgACTGTTCTAGATAGAAGCAGCTATCCCTATCTGTCTGTATGTTAGATATCTTAATCTGAGACATATTGAACACACTGTTTGATGCATGTGTATTACTTGGATTAGACAAAGTACCTCCATGTAATTGAAATTAGATTTGTCAATTAAATTACAGTCACTTCTACTCGTACCCAAACTGACTCGTAGTAATCAAATGGTCCTGTCAAACTCTTAATTCTGTGGTCCACTCATACCTAAACATTTAATTACAACTTTTACTAATCGACCCGTACAAACAGAATTATAATATTAACATTACGaatttgttatgtaaatttaCAATAATACTTTCACAGCTAGCTAGTATCTACGAAagccgaatagggccacataaaaaaatatttttatctcgtaattacgagaaaagatctcgttattacgagttaattatctcgttattacgagaaaagatctcgtaataacgagaaaagatcttgttattacgagttaattatctctttattacgagaaaagatctcgttatttcgagctaattttctcgttattacgagttaattttctcgttattacgagaaaagatctatataAAATGGTGGGTTTCTGAAAAGGATTCGACTGGATCACACTTTCAGTCTATCTTTTTCATGCCAGAAACGttgattaaattttgaataaatatttaaaaataacaacgatcattattcattaatttctacatatcaaaatgattggatttgacattttatctgatattaataaaaggaaagaactatatagtttcagtcatggatatggatatacaggatttacccgaagataattgattttgaatattaacattttggagtctgaaaacaaattacacgtatctttcttaattattgacaaatagttcaatgaatttattaatcaatctgctttgctaatttttccgaaatttctttaaaactgcttcgtccgattttatatcaaattatgcgttttaaacgatgattatgCAAAGTAAGTGTAtattaatagacattgcagtaattcatacactttacataaaaagaatagaataatgaaacgcgccattttaaaaatagatcttttctcgtaataacgagataattaactcgtaataacgagatcttttctcgtaataacgagatgattaactcgtaattacgagataattaactcgtaattacgagatcttttctcgtaaatacgagatcttttctcgtaataacgagatattaactcgtaataacgagataattaactcgtaataacgagatcttttctcgtaattacgagataaaaatatttttttaagtggccctattcgtctttcgtaagTATCACTGTGTGTAacgttatttttatttaattgactttaatttaattgaagaatttataaattttgcaATATGATAATTCAGATTAATCAGTCTTTTAAAGATAAGACTGCATGTAACAGAAATTGTCTATCAAATGTTGATAGAGGAAAATCATTGGCAAAACTTAAAGGAGACAACATTAAACTTTTTTGAGGATATCCAGAATTCTTAATTCAATTATCTCATTATTTCTGTATTATTTGTAATCATATAAAACATTACCTAATCAGCtaatcttttatatttacaatccAAATATCATTGTTTACAACCATATTTTCATctcattctaaaaaatacaattacatgtattagtagttttgacaaatatgtataagtatttaagaaattaataccatgaattttctttttctttctttatgataatatcaatacatgtactttagtcTAATATATTGTTCGAAGGTACAAGTTAACTAGTGAAGTTGTGATCAACTGTTTGTGTACAAGTGGACCACA is part of the Magallana gigas chromosome 3, xbMagGiga1.1, whole genome shotgun sequence genome and harbors:
- the LOC105320233 gene encoding SREBP regulating gene protein, producing the protein MWRTRYLKRRIVLILLLGGGFIFFLSSKLSKNSKLVPDEYEIKHTLLRQPFEWQPKVSEVQLGEGNSTKKQICRNSVQGKSLIVDERGYVCNRTSVDARGCCHVKRGSRLTSKHRCDTCSKNACCVVYEYCVACCLKPDKRPLLQKILTNAREGLDIALGSVSDHFELCLAKCRTSSSSVQHENSYRNAFAKHCFGENPPELQALVT